From Aricia agestis chromosome 1, ilAriAges1.1, whole genome shotgun sequence:
AtcataaacgcctccgtggtccagtgatttagagcgtggctcttgactcgaacGTCGTGGGTTcgtgttattttcaagtttggttagggcaattcaggctgatcacctgattgtctgacaagtaagatgatccatgcgtcagatgggcatttaaaaagtcggtcctgcgcctgatctctcgccagtcgtgtcggtcttctgtcccactggcttatgagagtaaagggatagagagtgctcttgtgttctacacacacacttgggcactataaaattactcctgcgtatctgacctgttttcaatgaaaccggccatcgtcaccgaaaccggtgtgggagttattattattaattgcaaTCAAAAGCGATGGTGaataatttgtcaaaaaaaCTAAGAAACTGGACATAGTTGGTATGACGAATAGCGCTGCTAAGCGATTCTACGCCTACCCGAGCGCCAAGTTTCACTAGCCTGGATGAAGAAGATCTTGGGTTTGCCGAGCAAGCTGGGGTGTCCGGTGGCCAGGAGCGACATGAGGTCCTGCAGCTGGTAGCGTCTGTCGGCCGCGTGCAGCTCTCCACCCTGGCCACCATGTGTCAGCACCGCGAAGCACAGGTATGAGGTGCTCGTGTGGTCTTCCTTGCTTACTGAAAAGATGGATATAGGCAGTGGCATAACTATAGGGTGGCAGGGCTggaaaatgccacgggcccccgacccaaaaaTGCCCCGGCCCAAGGGCAGAGGCCGTCAGAATTTTTTATACCTTAATTTTTTGTACTTACCcgttcttagggttccgtacccaaagggtaaaaacgggaccctattactaagacttcgttgtctgtccgtctgtatgtctccaggctgtaactcaagaacgcaGCGCCCGATCCAGCTATTTCGACGCTCCgggcaaaataataattgccgccccaaaaaccggccaagtgcgagttggactcgcgtacgaaggccACCGACGCGACACCGCGCCGCTCTCAATTTGCCGCCCCTTATTTTTGCCGCCCCGGGCAATTGCCCGGTTTGCCCCTCCCTAGATCGGGCCCTGCtgaagaacggtaatagctggagagttgaaattttcacagtgtatatctgttgccgctgttgttggtttttctatgtttaattccacgaagtTCATaacgttaggcctgagaataggccgtttttatctactttttatattgatacctactggaaataaattacataacaaaacaacttttgtcgggtcagctagttatgtAATAGGGACGTTAAAGACAATCTTACTGTTACTCATGGTGTCCATTATTTCGTCGTATTTGAGGTCGTTGTTGACGTGGGTCTCGTAGTTCAACTTCTGGAACACGCTGGACAGCCGTCGGACGTCTTCCTCCGTCCCGTTGCGAGAGGGAGGGGGGGAGTACCTGGGGCAGTAGTGGCGTTAGAGGGGGGATGGGGGGCGAAGctaggcgaccgcccaggggACGTACCTATAAAAAGGGGCGCAGAAGCAGGAAAATAGGGGAGCCTGCTGCGTTGAGctctaccagcaccctgggcgccaaAGAAATCTCACCCAGGGctctggtagtgctaaaaccagCAATGACATATGGATTACGTTGCTTTGACCCTTGCTGACCTGTCACAAAAATGGCGCACTTGGTGTTCGCTTCAACTGGAGTCTGGACATCGTTATTTTTGCCGGACTCGACGTCAGAGCCTCAGAGGTCTATGCCCGGCTCTATCCAGACGCCTGGCAATATCATAAAGTTAACGGTCCCGTCAGAGTCCTAGCACAAGCAAAGAAATTCATCTCTGAATACGGTCTATTACTTAAGGGCTAAGTGACCTGACGTTGTATACtgtttacataaatattatgcgTTAaagttatacatttttttaaagaagcttACCCAAAATATTTGGTTTTCTCATATTCTTTGTGGTTGAATATATACAAGTGTTTAGTTCCTGATGCATCGTAGTAGAGCAACTCTTTACCCACGTCGTAATTTCTGTCACTCGGGGCCATGCCCGGGGCGCTATGCCTGCAAAATATAtcaaatgtttttaattaaaactttttaaaaaatatatgcgGTATAGcactaccagaatctgatggcaaaaagtgagaaaataaattgactctagcaataccgggataataggaataaaacattttcatccttttttattcCATTAGcttattttgtgtgtgaaacatgcaaatataaaaatttatccactgatcaaggatatttatggaaaatctgctgtcaaaaattgccatctgattctggtagacctatagataCCTATGGCGATATAGCTGGCTTAAGCTGCCCAGCTACCTGCTAAATGTTAAGGTCATCAAGTCCGAAATATCCACACAAAACACAATTATATGATATAAAACGTCTAGACTCCAGATTCTAGACTCTCGTTTCCGTTTATGACTAAGCTTCGGGTTACGCTTGCAAACAAAAGAAGGATAAACTGTGCTATAAGTGTGATgtcataattaagtttattatcCTTCCAGCTTCCGCGTCCCGTATTCCTCCGAGTATACGCGATAGTTTTTATAGTGattaactttataatacttACGGTGTTGAGTCAATTGAATCTACACTGTCACAATCCATAATTCCAAGTTCTAGTCACTAAAAAATATAGCTGttacagtaaaaaaataaacaactggACATTTATTTTGTATCCAGTTATCCACTGGCGATTGGCGAATACCTATTCGAAATCTGAAATTGGTTTTACTGCGCTGAGGACATCCGACTGATAAGATAATGTTCATAAATATGTATAGCCGATAATGTTGCTGCCCGTAACTTTTAGCCTATGCAATAGCGCTACGGGTTTTAAACTGCAACATTCAGGTGCGCCAATGTTACCTATGGTACGACCAATGGCAGTAGAGTTATCCGCCATACTcatagacatttaattatgattaaccttcaatttaatgaagagttctacaaaataaattaataatgaatgGGGCTTAtgccaaaattttaaaataaaaaaaaaattacttaagttaaaaataaataaaaaaataagtaattacatTTATGTATGTAGGTAAGTAATTTTGGCAACTCACTAAAGCcgccataaataaataaaattaagtaattaagtaatgttccactctgagtgcggcagttagactcATTAATTTAGGTATAACTCGGGCGAATTGACTTGACAGATTGACGATTCTCATATTATGTACTGAGTGAAAAAAAagtgttgtttatttttaattcttattaaaTTAAGTCAATATTTACGAATTACTTCAATatactattagttattactaattttaaatttattatgcaTAATAATGACATGTAAGTAGATATTTTTGCGTAGTTACGATTTTTGcgtagtaagtataataaatataaagtgtatagcagcgctgaaggagtaactttttaaaacgtttgtatgggcaTTCATTATTAAACTGTGAAAAATAGATTCAtcagtaaaattaatttcataattaaagtcttgattaaagtttatttttaatttaatgtctCTCAATGCAACCCTAGCGCAGATCTAAAATCTTTCCCCTTTTGGGTGCTTCTATAAGCTacataagtatataagtatatatttttaagtcaaTTTGACATTTTATGATGATTTCCTGCAAACTTAACTTATACATTAcaaggaaaaaataaaaatgcagtaaactgtacataatatataaaatattataatattcatattttttataaaacatcAATCTCTAACCCTTTTAACAATTCTTCAATTTCATCAACTTTCTTTTGAactctttttttcttttttggcatttttacaATAGgttttatacaaattttatctaaaagAGAATTTAATATTGAGCACATacttttgtaatataataacaatgaaGATGCTCCTATAAGGTATTGTGTGATAAAAAGTTCAGGATCTGTTTGCTTTTCCATTTTCAAAGCTAAATTATATATCAGTGTGCCATTGTAGCACTTGTGGTATACAGTTTTCTCGTATGGCAACCCACATAGTGTGTTCAAAGAGTTGAACTGCAGCAGGCAACACTGAAATTGTGCAAACGAGTGAATTCTCTGTACATCATAAGTTTTTGGTTTCTTTCTTATGCTATCGTCTATCTCAAAATGTTTTAGAAGAATGCTGGCTGCTAATAAGCAGTCGTCATATTGCACTTTatttttgttcagaaataattCATCCATCACCAAGTCAGAAGGTAGCTCACTACGCAGCTGCTCAAGTTTCTTTGCATGCTTACTGTTAAACAGGAAATGTCCTCGTGCGCCACCAGTCTTCTCATCAATAACTTCTAGAATCATGTATGATACCAACAGACTATGCACATGTGTATTAGGAACATTACAGGTACTAATCCACCACAACATAGAAATCATAAACAGTTGAAAGCTAGCTGGTAACAATGAAATCATCGCAGTATCTAATTTAGGCATTTTGGTTCTTAGGAAGTGGTAAAAACATTGATGCAGCTCTTCAAGTGTTAAATTACAGAATTTTTTATCTGCAAAACTTTCTATAGACATATCTGTTTCTATAAACATCTTTTTGTACATGCATTTTTCTCTGCCAATATAAACACAGTAGTCATATTCAGAGTCTGTGAGAAGATCAAATGCATACCGAAGAATAGGTAACGTGCAAATGAAAGGATCATCATCAGAATAATCATCTGCCTGCGGACTACAGAAGTATATATGATTTgtatacagatttaaaaatgagAATGGAATTAGGTTATTTTGAACTTTACTATGGAACCATTCTGGTAATATTGTATCTGCATTAGACTCTGTATTTTCTTGTACTAACTGATCAACATCATTATCATCCTCTTCATCTTCAGTACCTTCCTCTGTGCTACTCTCACAGTCTTCACAGTTTTCATTCGAGTCCCCTACAGATGTAGCCTCCAAGTTTAAGATTTTCTCTATTTTCATTTCAATGTCATCATATTCATTTGATTCATTTTTATCAGAGGAGACATTAAAATAGGACAATGATTGGCACTTCTTTCTGTTGTACCCTTCGATACCTTTTCTAATGATTTGCAGCACCTTCTTTTTCTCATTATTTTTCACTCTTCCCAAAATTTTTACAATAGCCGTCTCCAGCGTCTCATTTTGAAGCCACTGAAATAATGTGTGAATGCTTCTCTGTTGACTGTTATTtctctttttaaactttttcagCTTGAGTTGAGAAAAGAACTTTTGAAAAACTCTTTTTTCTATATAATCATTACCTAGTAATATAGCCAACAGGGGTAGAACGTCATCCTTAATTTCAAAGTGTTCAGTTAAATTTtgaactttaaatattttgcatttcATACAATGTTTGCTTTCTCCTTCGATATTTATCGGCTTAGATTTTATTTCTAGTGTATTGAAAGGAATATACAGAACATTGTATATAAAAAAGTCAGAGTCGTAGCTCAACACTGGGCAATTTAAATGTCTAGCCAATGAGGCAATTTCATCATCAGCCTCAAACTCGCATATCATATAAGGCACATCCATCTCCGCAAGTACATCTCTAAATACATCTCGCAATAGAAGTGGAAAGATCTGCAAACTGTCTTGTGTGACTGGATCTAGTCTGGAAGCATTCTTTAGCTTCGATCTCAACCGTGAAAACAcagtttttatcttttttctcTCGTAGCTGCCGTCAAATATAACATAAGGTTCTACGTTACATCTCTTTAAATTTTTGAAGAATTTTCTAACAAAATCTGCATACTTGTCGTAGTCACCTCCGAATGCAGAAAAACAATTGAGCGACCTGTACAATTGCGAAGTCAAACTTAAACCATCGATGATAAGTTTCGtattgtatatataaaactttttcataaaaatgtctTGATTCGTGTTTATGTATGTGGTTAGGCCCCTGACTCCCATGATTTTTATTCCATGCAATCTTTAgtcttgtttttttatttattgtttattttacattttacagcTAAACAGGGTAGTAAAATTAGGAAAAGCACAATtgatacctacctaatattattttgaatttgaGGTTAATTTATTATTGACTATTGTTTTTATGTACTtcgtcttcttttttttttttttttcttataatggcacttcggctataaccatggccagtgtcgagtataattttatggcgggaaaacaatattctttatacaatttattctatattatcgtcagtcaggtctaaagtctagtcaaagtctaagtataaagtcaatacagtcaagaagtcaagtcggtcgattcagtaaagtggtaggacgctttactgaaacttttgatggagttttggagggaacacaaaagagcacgtttctggttattacatcactttcctacacatGTGCACGATAActaatatttaatggttaatatcctaccaatattacacattgaaaacccagataacacaattttaggaaaataatataaaaacacaacactcactctttcacattcttccaaaaACTCTTCgtcttcttctttaaaaaaaaaaacctttatttttattttatggataataattaatatggcaACATACGTTTTTTCGATTTTGacgacaattaaaaaaaaaaaacaattttgccgggaatgtgaaagagtgatgttgagAATTTgtgattttgtattattttcctaaaattgtgctgggtttttaatgtgtagacgtgttcgtttcattttttcgcagtttggcagctgccTGTGTATATTTATTGAGCATGACACTCAGTAGCGTTAgcgacagtcagctgccaaactgcgaaaaaatgaaacgaacacggctgaTAATATTGGTAAGATATTAACCGTTAAATATTctttatcgtgcacaagtgtaggaatgtgatataataatagaagtgttttacctgaaataaaacacatattaaatacttaccttagtTAAAGTTTACAACCTTGAGAGTGGCAACCCTAGTTTCCACCACATCTTTTGTCGTTTTCCTTCCTTTTCCTCCTATATAGCTATCTTTCTCGCTCGCACGATCCCCACCAGGTAGGTGGTCGAGCTGCAATGCCAGCTGCGACCTGTTCCTCATTGTGTCGAAAGGAACCGCCAGGCAGAAGTTAAATTTGTAAACTTTAactaaggtaagtatttaatatgtgTTTTATTTCAGGTAAAACACTTCTATTAAACACTTGACATTAGTTAAAGTTTACAACCTTGAGACCtgtttgttatcgcctggtgGGTATAGTAAACCTAAATTTAGACGCCAATGTGATTAAAGTTTAAGAAGCTGTGCTATCTTAAAAAGGaagaagttaaaataaaaagttattataatattacaacagcctgtatattatattgatatttgataAGTGCTAGACTACAGctacagaaaaataacaattaattctCAGTAACAAGGAGGTAACAGTTACAAAATCATAATAGGATTTTAAACCTTACACGACAAATttgaaaatcataataattaaaaagtattgCTTTATATAGCATGGTAAGACTatgtacaataataaatataaaaataaggaatattattgcaataaaatgcATTTGTTtgcatagaaaaaaaaaaaaaaaaaaaaaaaattaacaaataaatcttaattaataatttaaataacaagATTTTAATTGTAATACTGCTGCTAACTACTGCTCAATATGATCAATTTAAACAGAGTTAAACAAACTTATAACATCGCCATTACTAACTCTTGGTATAACTTCCTTGCAGTAAAATCGAGTGAAAGTTGTTTTTGACCTCCAGTTTCCTCCAGAAAGAATGTCATCTAGTGGGCAGTTATTTTCCCACCTTTTTGAGGCAACAGCGGATCTCAGACTTCCTGGGGTTGCTATCACACCTGCTTCTATTAATAGTGATTTTACCCAACCTGCTATGAGTGTGCGAGAGGCTGCTTTTGGTGGGCCtctgatatttaaaaatagatttgGAATTCCTGTTTGCTGTCGTCTCTCCTGCAACAGAGTTTTACATAGCTTTACCCAATAAACCGGATCAAGATTTTTACTCTCAATATTGGAGTGAAGTCTCCATCCAGACTGTCTATATGTAGCAGTATCTGTTTTAGACCCAAAAATTGGCCATAAAATTAAGGAATCATTTTCCTCTGAGTAATGCTTTGAATCGGTGGCTAATAAAGTTAAATCATGGACCCTGCGACCCGAGCAGAGGAGTAATAATATTGCAGTTTGTCGAGAAACAGCAAATATACTAGTCTCGTCTACAGTACAATTGCGTAAGTATGTAGTTAAAATGTCAATATCCCAAATAACTTTCCTTTGAGTTATTGGTTTTTGTAAAGCTATAGCTTTTAATACATGACATACTAGTGAATGCGAGCTCAAACTGCTTACATTGTTAGGGTTGGTTAAAGTGGCTACCACGGATTTATGAACATTAATTGTGTTATAAGCAAGCCCATCAACAATATGTAAATCTGCCAAGTAACGAGCAAGAATTTGTCCTGATGGTGCTAACGGATTTATACCCTGCTGTTCTGACCATTTTAGCCATCTCTTCCAAGCCGCTGTATACGTTTTCCTTGTCGATGGGCGCCAGGAGGCTTGGAGCAGTTGAATCTGGTCCTCATTCCAGTCTCTTAGGCTCTGAGCCCACCCCCACATTTCCACACTTCTATTACCATCTCTTGCACTTTGGCAGGTGGTAGGCCTGTTGCTGTGTCTATTAGAACTTGTGGAAGATTCTTTATGGTGAAGGGCGGTGCTACTGCTCGCGCCTTCAGGTCTGGTCTCCAAAACGCTCGTTCCCAACGAGGAACTACCAGGAGGTAAATTCCTCGTGCACGGTTCAGATGTTCTAGGACCTTCGGAATAAGGTACGGCGGTGGGAATATCCATGCTATGGGAAAATTCCACACCTGGGAAAAGGCATCGTGAAACATGGCAAGGTGGTCCTTCTGGTCTAGGGACACATAATTCATGACCACCTTCGCCCGTTCCGAGGCGAATAGGTCTATCAGGGGAACTCCGAACTTCTGGAACACTTTCTCTGTGCCCTGGGGGAGTAGGTGCCATTCGGGAGGAGGCAGATGACGAGAAAGATGGTCGGCGTGGCAGTTGTATTTGCCCGGGATATGACGAGCTTCTACGTGAATGCTGTGCCTCTCCAGGAGACAAAATATAAGCTTTGTCAGCTTCATCAAGGAAGCTGATTTGGTTCCCCCTTCTCGTCGAAGAAACGCTACCACAGTCTTGTTGTCGCATTGTACAAGAATTGTGGAATTGCTCAGTTGTGGACAGAAAGTCTGTAGAACCCTGAGAATTGCAATCATCTCTTTTTGATTGCAATGTAATTTTTTCTCCCGATCTGTCCACTGACCTGACACACTGTGTCTGTCCAGCTGAGCTCCCCACGCGACGTCTGATGCGTCTGTCGTTAAAAAGTGTTCTGGGGGTGGAACGTGAATCATCGATTCGCGGTGACAATTTTCTAACCACCAATTCAATTCTTTTTGTGACGTTTTTGGCAATGTCACGAAATCTATTCCCTTTTTTAGAACTTTGTTGAGGTATGTTAGGGTTTCTCTGAAGTGTAACCTGCCGTAAGGAACTGTAAAGCTCGCAAAGTTCAAACTGCCTACTACGCTCTGAAGGGTTTTGGATGAAATTGTCTGTTCTCGCAGAACTTCCCTTAGGCGTGATTGTAGTTGCAGTATTTTCTCGTCgggtaacatttttttgttgaacCACGGGTCCCAAAGGATACCGAGAAATACCAAGTTCTTTTGAGGCCTCGTTATTGACTTTTGATAGTTTATCTGCCACCCCAGATATTTTAGCCGCTTCAAAGCGATTTGGACGTGAGTGTGTAGTATTTCGCGGTTTTGATGTACGAATAGATAATCGTCCAAGTATACTAGGACTCGAATGCCTTCGTCCCTTAGTGTCTGGGCTATCCAATTTGAGAGAGCTGCGAATATCTTTGGGGCTGTACTGAGACCGAACGGTAGACTTGTCATTTGCAATAATTTCTCTCGGTATATTAGCCGAAGAAATCGTCTGTGACTGGATGCGACTGGCACGTGGAAGTACGCTTGTGAAAGGTCTATTTTGCATAGCCAGTCGTTTGGTTGGAGAAACTTTTGTACTCGAGCAATGTTGACAAGTTTGAAGGGCTGCTTTGCGACGTAATaattcagattttttaaattgaatatcGGCCGATTGGTGTCGTCGCCTTTGGGGACTAAGAACATAGTCGAGATAAAACTCGGAGAATGAGGTACTTCCTCCAGCACACCTTGTCGAATCATTTGAAATATGCTCTCGGACATGGCCTCTGACACTGGAGTCGCTAAGGGTCCATGATTTTTGGGGAGAAAAAGAGGAGGTCTGCTTTGAAAAGGTATGCGGTACCCTCTGATTACCTTGAGTAACGTGCGAGGAGCTCCCAGAAGCTTCCACCGTTGTGCAAAGTGTATTAGTTGGCCCGCCTCGAAGTAGTCAGAATCGTCGTCTGTTATTTCCTGATTGAGGGTCTTGTGGACCACGTCTCTTATTTCCTGTCGCTGATTCTTGccggttatttttattttgttgcggGTTGCCACGGGGGCGAAAGGAACCAcgtgtattattattgttgccAGCTCTAGTAGAGCCAAAAGTACCCTGCGAGGGTCTGCTGTAAAAATAACCCTGCGAGGGTTGGTTATACGACGAGCCCTGCGGGGGCTGTCTTTGAGCTACACTCTGTGGGTGTGCTCTTTGATTATTAATATCGAACCCCTGCGGGGGGCGAAATTGATTTTTATTCGATGCCTGCGAGGCATGTCTCGAGCTATTTTTTGGAAGTGGGAGAAAAACTTTTCTTACCCCACCTGCTTTTTCTAAAGCTGAGGTCAGTTGCCCCGTATTAAAAATGTGTTCGTTAGAGGGCGGTATTTTACGTAATGTCGATTTTAGTAACGGATCCcgcacattttttaaaattacatctCGACGCATTTGAATGGTTTCAGCCCGGTGCCCACAAACTAACTGCAACATGTCCGAAGCTACTTTATTATAATCGCCTTGATTAAATAACTCGACTACTTTGGAATGTAAGTCGTCAGCGTTTACCGCATTATTACAATCTCGCGCCCAAGAGATGAGTTTATTTAGACTGTCTTGCAACAATTCTTTTTGCTTTAAAATACAGAAGGAAAGAGCACCGAAACATTTATCATTATATGCAAGATGACGCTGAGCGTCATATGCTTTGATTTCATCATTTACTTCTAACTGGGTGAAGCCCGGAAAGTGATTATAAAGTTTCTGCACATCAGCATATCTGACATCGAACC
This genomic window contains:
- the LOC121731046 gene encoding caspase-like isoform X1: MDCDSVDSIDSTPHSAPGMAPSDRNYDVGKELLYYDASGTKHLYIFNHKEYEKTKYFGYSPPPSRNGTEEDVRRLSSVFQKLNYETHVNNDLKYDEIMDTMSNISKEDHTSTSYLCFAVLTHGGQGGELHAADRRYQLQDLMSLLATGHPSLLGKPKIFFIQACRGKHHDSGRRLALDGTAAVTISSFADFLVLTSSVEDYVSYRSINGSFMIQELCDVVEQHHQTLDILQLTTLVHRNVCYERAAYAPRNRTMHGGKQMPETRHTLTKILML
- the LOC121730821 gene encoding protein asteroid yields the protein MGVRGLTTYINTNQDIFMKKFYIYNTKLIIDGLSLTSQLYRSLNCFSAFGGDYDKYADFVRKFFKNLKRCNVEPYVIFDGSYERKKIKTVFSRLRSKLKNASRLDPVTQDSLQIFPLLLRDVFRDVLAEMDVPYMICEFEADDEIASLARHLNCPVLSYDSDFFIYNVLYIPFNTLEIKSKPINIEGESKHCMKCKIFKVQNLTEHFEIKDDVLPLLAILLGNDYIEKRVFQKFFSQLKLKKFKKRNNSQQRSIHTLFQWLQNETLETAIVKILGRVKNNEKKKVLQIIRKGIEGYNRKKCQSLSYFNVSSDKNESNEYDDIEMKIEKILNLEATSVGDSNENCEDCESSTEEGTEDEEDDNDVDQLVQENTESNADTILPEWFHSKVQNNLIPFSFLNLYTNHIYFCSPQADDYSDDDPFICTLPILRYAFDLLTDSEYDYCVYIGREKCMYKKMFIETDMSIESFADKKFCNLTLEELHQCFYHFLRTKMPKLDTAMISLLPASFQLFMISMLWWISTCNVPNTHVHSLLVSYMILEVIDEKTGGARGHFLFNSKHAKKLEQLRSELPSDLVMDELFLNKNKVQYDDCLLAASILLKHFEIDDSIRKKPKTYDVQRIHSFAQFQCCLLQFNSLNTLCGLPYEKTVYHKCYNGTLIYNLALKMEKQTDPELFITQYLIGASSLLLYYKSMCSILNSLLDKICIKPIVKMPKKKKRVQKKVDEIEELLKGLEIDVL
- the LOC121730978 gene encoding uncharacterized protein LOC121730978, translated to MLPDEKILQLQSRLREVLREQTISSKTLQSVVGSLNFASFTVPYGRLHFRETLTYLNKVLKKGIDFVTLPKTSQKELNWWLENCHRESMIHVPPPEHFLTTDASDVAWGAQLDRHSVSGQWTDREKKLHCNQKEMIAILRVLQTFCPQLSNSTILVQCDNKTVVAFLRREGGTKSASLMKLTKLIFCLLERHSIHVEARHIPGKYNCHADHLSRHLPPPEWHLLPQGTEKVFQKFGVPLIDLFASERAKVVMNYVSLDQKDHPWIFPPPYLIPKVLEHLNRARGIYLLVVPRWERAFWRPDLKARAVAPPFTIKNLPQVLIDTATGLPPAKVQEMVIEVWKCGGGLRA
- the LOC121731046 gene encoding caspase-like isoform X2, with protein sequence MAPSDRNYDVGKELLYYDASGTKHLYIFNHKEYEKTKYFGYSPPPSRNGTEEDVRRLSSVFQKLNYETHVNNDLKYDEIMDTMSNISKEDHTSTSYLCFAVLTHGGQGGELHAADRRYQLQDLMSLLATGHPSLLGKPKIFFIQACRGKHHDSGRRLALDGTAAVTISSFADFLVLTSSVEDYVSYRSINGSFMIQELCDVVEQHHQTLDILQLTTLVHRNVCYERAAYAPRNRTMHGGKQMPETRHTLTKILML